From the Salarias fasciatus chromosome 16, fSalaFa1.1, whole genome shotgun sequence genome, one window contains:
- the LOC115402952 gene encoding vascular endothelial growth factor receptor 3-like, with protein MFSSNQAALLFFQLLGMHRVFGADVSVQQRRTVEVFRGEPVELNCNLSTTNRKQFCWMKDKVLIFTIHKNETVYNLSSPRQIIHQDSFTRLSILNAQAEDEGQYSCSVSWQRGLYSIEWNVTVAEEDSWEFLIILTAGFLLCCIILIVCIYRMKTDDVNDSRTLVRVFYCGLQREEMMTSSNRCCQQEQSQVIYKCKSL; from the exons ATGTTCAGTTCAAACCAAGCAGCTCTGCTCTTCTTCCAGCTGCTGGGGATGCATCGTGTCTTTGGAG CGGATGTTTCAGTTCAGCAGAGGAGGACGGTGGAGGtgttcagaggagaaccagtAGAGCTCAACTGCAATTTATCaacaacaaatagaaaacaattCTGCTGGATGAAAGACAAAGTTCTGATTTTTACCATCCATAAGAATGAGACTGTTTATAACCTCTCCTCTCCAAGACAAATCATACATCAGGACTCTTTTACCAGGCTCAGCATTCTGAATGCTCAGGCTGAAGATGAAGGACAATATTCATGCTCTGTTTCCTGGCAGCGTGGCTTGTATAGTATTGAATGGAATGTAACTGTGGCTGAGGAAG ATTCATGGGAATTTCTGATTATACTCACAGCAGGATTTCTTCTCTGCTGCATAATATTAATTGTCTGCATCTACAG GATGAAAACCGACGATGTGAACGACAGCAGGACCCTGGTTCGAGTTTTCTATTGTGGTCTGCAAAGGGAAGAG atgaTGACATCTTCAAACCGGTGCTGTCAGCAGGAACAATCACAAGTTATATATAAATGTAAGTCTCTGTGA